From the genome of Cellvibrio japonicus Ueda107, one region includes:
- a CDS encoding ABC transporter ATP-binding protein → MAKPSSGDAAVAVVPAIDFKTMPQVLWRLNRLALNYPWRFAAAISCALGAAILGLVTPRLLGESINHAMVLLAGSHAVVGSATHALWLSAGLIVVAASLRGVCTGVQGYLGENIAQRVGYDLRLAFFDKLQKLDFTFHDLRHSGDLIARGMLDLEGVRAFLEMGVLRIITLVLLLGVGSWRLLGVDPALGALALSFVPVVLVRASSMGIRLRRTWLRLQELMSDMTLKMEENLQGVRVVRAFSRQQYELQRFDEVSARALKVADERISARVWSMSIMNLAFYTAMGLVLWFGGKRVAEGSFSLGLLTEFLTFMLILQQPVRQVGMIVNAGARASSAGGRLFEILDAQPAISDAAGAQPLQLGQGELRFERVGFTYPGTDSPALYDISFQVRIGQTLAIVGPPGSGKSTIAQLIPRFYDVDQGCIAIDGQDIRQLTLASLREHVNLVQQDVFLFDTSVYHNLAYSEPLADAADVRDVAEQAQIHEHIARLPAAYETRVGERGVALSGGQRQRMSIARGLLNKPGLLILDDATAAIDALTEARVRERLRDQANERATIIIAHRLSSVKHADEILVLEQGRIVERGNHDQLLAQGGQYAALWQLQYASAQLPDQLRPDTASRLDIGTRCS, encoded by the coding sequence ATGGCCAAACCTTCTTCCGGGGATGCTGCTGTTGCGGTAGTCCCCGCTATTGATTTTAAAACCATGCCCCAGGTGCTCTGGCGCCTTAACCGCCTGGCATTGAATTATCCCTGGCGTTTTGCTGCAGCGATTAGCTGTGCCCTGGGCGCTGCCATATTGGGCCTGGTAACACCGCGCCTGCTGGGGGAATCGATTAACCATGCCATGGTGTTGCTGGCAGGTTCACACGCGGTAGTTGGCAGTGCAACCCACGCGTTATGGCTTTCAGCCGGATTGATTGTGGTAGCGGCCAGCCTGCGTGGTGTGTGTACCGGCGTGCAGGGCTATTTGGGCGAAAACATTGCCCAGCGTGTCGGCTACGATTTGCGCCTGGCGTTTTTTGACAAACTGCAAAAACTGGATTTTACCTTTCACGATCTGCGTCACTCCGGCGATTTGATCGCGCGCGGGATGCTTGACCTGGAGGGCGTGCGCGCCTTCCTCGAAATGGGTGTGCTGCGCATTATCACCCTGGTGTTATTGCTGGGGGTTGGCAGTTGGCGTTTGCTGGGTGTTGACCCGGCACTGGGAGCCTTGGCGCTGAGTTTTGTTCCGGTGGTATTGGTGCGTGCAAGCTCTATGGGAATACGCCTGCGCCGCACCTGGTTGCGCCTGCAAGAGCTAATGTCAGATATGACGTTAAAAATGGAGGAGAACCTGCAAGGGGTGCGGGTTGTGCGCGCTTTTTCCCGCCAGCAATATGAATTGCAGCGCTTCGACGAAGTATCGGCGCGCGCGCTCAAGGTAGCTGATGAACGTATCAGTGCGCGGGTCTGGTCCATGAGTATTATGAACCTGGCATTTTATACGGCGATGGGATTGGTGCTTTGGTTTGGGGGTAAGCGTGTTGCCGAAGGCAGTTTCAGTTTGGGATTGCTGACGGAATTCCTGACATTTATGTTGATCCTGCAACAGCCGGTGCGCCAGGTGGGGATGATTGTGAATGCCGGCGCACGCGCCAGTTCTGCCGGTGGTCGCCTGTTTGAAATCCTCGATGCCCAACCCGCAATCAGCGATGCAGCTGGTGCACAACCCTTACAACTTGGCCAGGGAGAATTGCGTTTCGAGCGCGTGGGTTTTACCTATCCCGGTACAGATTCACCCGCTTTGTACGATATCAGTTTCCAGGTGCGTATTGGCCAGACATTGGCTATTGTCGGCCCGCCGGGAAGCGGCAAATCCACCATCGCCCAACTGATTCCCCGCTTCTATGATGTGGACCAGGGTTGTATTGCTATTGATGGCCAGGACATTCGCCAACTGACCCTGGCGTCATTGCGTGAACATGTCAACCTGGTACAACAGGATGTATTTTTATTTGACACCAGTGTGTATCACAACCTGGCCTACAGCGAGCCACTGGCAGACGCTGCCGATGTACGCGATGTCGCTGAGCAAGCACAAATCCATGAGCATATCGCACGCTTGCCGGCGGCTTATGAAACCCGTGTCGGCGAGCGCGGTGTCGCGCTGTCCGGCGGTCAGCGCCAGCGCATGTCGATTGCACGCGGCCTGTTAAATAAACCCGGCTTGCTAATCCTCGACGATGCCACTGCCGCAATAGATGCACTCACGGAAGCGCGGGTGCGCGAGCGACTGCGCGACCAGGCCAATGAGCGCGCTACCATCATCATTGCCCACCGGCTGTCTTCGGTAAAACACGCCGATGAAATCCTGGTGCTGGAGCAGGGGCGCATTGTGGAGCGGGGCAACCACGACCAATTGCTCGCCCAGGGTGGCCAGTATGCCGCGCTCTGGCAATTGCAATACGCCAGTGCACAGTTGCCCGACCAACTGCGGCCAGATACCGCGTCGCGGTTAGATATAGGGACACGTTGTTCATGA